A genomic region of Notamacropus eugenii isolate mMacEug1 chromosome 3, mMacEug1.pri_v2, whole genome shotgun sequence contains the following coding sequences:
- the LOC140531657 gene encoding interferon alpha-1-like translates to MTSWTLLPVALMLLSSSIVCFLDCNLSRGLLGDFLLLHQMSTFSLVPCWKDRTNFNFPKKVIEGSQLLRENGPVIVHEMLQQIFTIFSLNASPAAWNQVQLMQLLSGLYQQLDQLKQCVGQDVKWKEPSLVSKHPKLALKSYFQGISQYLQGKKYSHCAWEIVRVEIKRVVLLMRKVTRKPRDRG, encoded by the coding sequence ATGACCTCCTGGACCTTGTTGCCAGTTGCCCTGATGCTGCTTTCCTCCAGTATCGTGTGCTTTCTGGACTGTAACCTGAGTAGAGGCCTTCTGGGAGACTTCTTACTTCTACACCAAATGAGCACATTTTCTCTGGTGCCATGTTGGAAGGACAGGACCAACTTCAACTTCCCAAAGAAAGTCATAGAGGGCAGCCAACTCCTGAGGGAAAATGGCCCAGTTATTGTTCATGAGATGCTCCAGCAGATCTTCACCATCTTCAGCCTGAATGCCTCTCCTGCTGCTTGGAATCAGGTCCAGCTCATGCAACTGCTCAGTGGACTATATCAGCAGCTGGACCAGCTCAAACAGTGTGTTGGGCAAGATGTGAAGTGGAAAGAGCCTTCCTTGGTAAGTAAGCACCCCAAGCTGGCCTTGAAAAGCTACTTCCAAGGGATAAGCCAGTACCTGCAAGGTAAAAAGTACAGCCACTGTGCCTGGGAAATCGTGAGAGTAGAGATCAAAAGGGTCGTTCTGCTCATGAGAAAAGTCACAAGAAAACCCAGAGACCGAGGATGA